DNA from Agarivorans sp. Alg241-V36:
AGCGGGTTGTTCATGCTCGCAGATCCTAATCCGATGTGAAATCGGAACAGAATTATAACAGCGAGCAGGCTCAGTGAATATGATCTTAATAAGGAATACTAAGATTATTTAGCCAAACAGGGCGAATTAGGCGTATTGGCTGCTTTTTCTCTCGCGATAATCTTGGCAATCAATACAGTAGCGAGACTCTGGGCGAGCGTTTAATCGCGCAACGCTAATGTCTTCGCCACAACCTTCGCAAAAACCATAATCTTGTTCTTCGATACGGCGTAGCGCGTCTTTAATGCTTTTAACATGGGCAATGTCGTGCTGGCGACGGTTCAGCTGCAGCTGTTGAGACTCTTCCTGGTTGGCGCGATCTACGTCATCACCAGAATCTTCTTTGTCTTTAAAAAGTTGAGCGTCTTGCTCAAGGCGTTGTTGAGTTTCGTTCAGTTGCTCGACGAGTTGCAGACGAATGGTCTCTATTTGTTGGTCGCTAATCATTGTTTTGAAAGTATTCCATCCTATATGTGTTAAGCGTGACTTAGTCCTGTATGCACGCAGTTAACTCAAAAATTTTAGTTAATCGTAGATTTTAGCGAGGAGTAAAGTCTTTTCAAAGCGCTTTTTTGGATATTTGTTAGCCAGCCAACACTTGGGTTTAGATAAATTTACCGTTACTATCTCGCGGCGTTCGCTTAGAGCCTAAATCTTGTGGTTTTTGCCTGTGCTGACACGCTAACTACACTAAACTAACTATCAATAACCATTGTGTGATTAGCCATCACACCATTACGAGGATTGCATGAGTGAATAAACTAAACATGTTGCTGGTAAGCCTATTGGCCATAAATGCTGGCGGAGTAACTGCTCAAGAAGAGAAAGTACTAAATGTTTATAATTGGACTGATTATATTGCCGAAGACACTATTGCTGAGTTTGAAAAAGAAACCGGTATTAAAGTGGTTTACGACGTATTTGATTCCAATGAAGTATTAGAAGCCAAGTTACTGTCGGGTAGCACCGGTTTTGATATTGTTTCACCGTCGCACGACTTTTATGCTCGTCAAATCACCGCTGGGGTGTATCAAAAGCTAGACCGCAGCCAATTAAGCAATTGGGACAACTTAGATCCTAAATTGCTCGCTACTTTAGAGGCCTACGACCCAGGCAACCTTTACGGCATTCCTTATATGTGGGGAACCACCGGTATTGGTTATAACGTAAATAAAGTAAAAGAAATCTTAGGTGAAGATGCCGAGCTGGACTCATGGTCATTGGTGTTTGACCCAGAAATTGCCGCTAAATTAAGCCAGTGTGGTATTGCCTACTTAGACGCGCCAAGTGAAGTGGTGGCGTCAATGCTTAACTATATGGGCAAAGAGCCTAACAGCGCTAAGTCTGCAGATTATAAGGGTGAGATCGAAAGTTTGATGACGCAGCTTCGCCCAAGCATTCGTTACTTTCATAGTTCGCAATACATTAACGATTTAGCCAGCGGTGACATTTGTGTTGCTATTGGTTGGTCTGGCGATGTGCTAATGGCT
Protein-coding regions in this window:
- a CDS encoding TraR/DksA family transcriptional regulator, producing the protein MISDQQIETIRLQLVEQLNETQQRLEQDAQLFKDKEDSGDDVDRANQEESQQLQLNRRQHDIAHVKSIKDALRRIEEQDYGFCEGCGEDISVARLNARPESRYCIDCQDYRERKSSQYA
- a CDS encoding extracellular solute-binding protein; the encoded protein is MNKLNMLLVSLLAINAGGVTAQEEKVLNVYNWTDYIAEDTIAEFEKETGIKVVYDVFDSNEVLEAKLLSGSTGFDIVSPSHDFYARQITAGVYQKLDRSQLSNWDNLDPKLLATLEAYDPGNLYGIPYMWGTTGIGYNVNKVKEILGEDAELDSWSLVFDPEIAAKLSQCGIAYLDAPSEVVASMLNYMGKEPNSAKSADYKGEIESLMTQLRPSIRYFHSSQYINDLASGDICVAIGWSGDVLMAGDRAAEANNGVELEYIIPKEGAGVWFDMFAIPKDAKHPENAHAFINFVLRPDVIAKVTDYVWYANPNTKATALINPEIAAHEGIYPTEEASEKLFGFVSIPPKVERTRTRLWTKFKSGR